The Bacillus sp. Marseille-Q1617 genome has a segment encoding these proteins:
- a CDS encoding transglutaminaseTgpA domain-containing protein: MSGKASANRFYSVLIYLFGFLLLWEWLKPLKVVTDTGDLTYFIIFIALSLTLSYFGVHYLLSGMVKTIFIMISLHALYIPGSLFDLAWLGVFAKDLWHNLGLTIGRDWSGLSFVYRSLLFFILLWLMTYLIYYWLSVRKAILLFYIMTVTYISVMDTFTVYEGDKAIIRIVVFGFLLMGLLALERLIQGEKLLGSKMSRHRWIVPLTVLLGVSSVVAFAAPKADPIWPDPVPYIKSFAEGSGGLQGVSKLGYDTDDSKLGGPFIGDPTIVFTAEVAREHYWRIETKDLYTGKGWEQSMEEEAGVPFRSDEELPFSLNPKNEERELQTEKVMIEEAYPHVVYPYGVEKVTGNEEGSFEFMPVNEKIRSFDEAGESVRLEEYTLDYRYPSYSQKGMRAANAEQEVMQVPEFVERYTQIPESTPQRVKDLAVEITQDEADWYDKVRAIEGYFEKEAFVYDQFDVAVPEENQDYVDQFLFETQRGYCDNFSTSMVVMVRSLGIPARWVKGYTEGDYRRQIDSEYKLYEVSNNNAHSWVEVFFPEVGWVPFEPTVGFNSNIAYEYDLDLEDAEEDQVPVPEKETPKKPLEPEVDETTNESGFSIKDLWDDIKTFFAENWGKILIGFILLAVAAALAYIYRRRWLPYFLILYYRRRKSEDVYSEAYISLVKQLGRYGLKMQDGQTLRGFSRYIDSFFGTYEMTSLTNRYERTLYGHKPDQEDWVKMRELWENLIKRTTG, encoded by the coding sequence ATGAGCGGAAAAGCATCTGCCAACCGATTTTATTCCGTCTTAATTTATCTGTTCGGGTTCCTGCTTTTGTGGGAGTGGCTGAAACCTTTGAAGGTTGTAACCGATACAGGTGATTTGACGTATTTTATTATTTTTATTGCATTGTCACTGACACTTTCCTATTTTGGGGTGCATTATTTGCTGTCGGGCATGGTTAAAACTATTTTTATCATGATCTCTTTACATGCCCTTTATATTCCGGGATCCTTGTTCGATCTCGCATGGCTGGGTGTATTCGCTAAAGACCTATGGCATAACTTGGGTCTCACGATTGGCAGGGATTGGTCAGGGTTGTCATTCGTCTATCGAAGCCTGCTGTTCTTTATCCTGCTGTGGCTGATGACGTATCTGATTTATTACTGGCTGTCGGTCAGGAAAGCGATTTTGCTTTTTTATATCATGACGGTTACGTATATAAGCGTCATGGATACGTTTACGGTGTATGAAGGAGACAAAGCGATCATACGTATCGTTGTGTTTGGGTTCCTGCTTATGGGACTGCTCGCGCTTGAGCGGTTGATCCAGGGTGAAAAGCTGCTCGGATCAAAAATGAGCAGGCACCGGTGGATCGTGCCGCTGACGGTGCTGCTTGGAGTCAGCTCAGTTGTCGCTTTTGCCGCACCTAAGGCCGACCCGATCTGGCCGGATCCGGTCCCGTATATTAAATCATTTGCGGAGGGTTCCGGCGGACTCCAAGGTGTGAGTAAGCTCGGCTACGATACGGACGATTCAAAGCTTGGCGGCCCTTTCATCGGCGATCCGACTATCGTTTTCACTGCTGAGGTTGCCAGGGAACATTACTGGAGAATCGAAACCAAAGATTTATATACGGGAAAAGGGTGGGAGCAGTCCATGGAAGAGGAGGCAGGAGTCCCTTTCCGTTCGGATGAAGAACTTCCATTTTCCCTCAATCCAAAAAATGAGGAACGTGAGCTTCAAACTGAAAAAGTCATGATTGAAGAAGCGTATCCTCATGTGGTCTATCCTTACGGGGTTGAAAAGGTGACTGGAAATGAAGAAGGTTCGTTCGAATTCATGCCTGTCAATGAGAAGATCAGAAGCTTTGATGAAGCCGGGGAGTCTGTAAGATTAGAAGAGTATACTCTCGATTATCGTTACCCTTCCTATTCTCAAAAAGGGATGAGGGCGGCGAACGCAGAACAGGAAGTGATGCAGGTTCCTGAGTTTGTGGAAAGATACACGCAAATACCTGAATCCACCCCGCAAAGGGTAAAGGATTTAGCGGTTGAAATCACCCAGGACGAAGCTGACTGGTATGACAAAGTCCGTGCCATTGAAGGGTATTTTGAAAAAGAGGCGTTTGTCTATGATCAATTCGACGTCGCGGTCCCGGAAGAAAATCAGGACTATGTCGATCAGTTCCTGTTTGAAACGCAAAGGGGATATTGTGATAACTTCTCGACTTCGATGGTCGTCATGGTCAGATCCCTCGGTATTCCCGCCCGCTGGGTAAAAGGGTATACAGAAGGGGATTACAGGCGCCAAATCGATTCAGAGTACAAGCTCTATGAAGTTTCGAATAATAATGCGCACTCCTGGGTTGAGGTGTTTTTCCCTGAAGTCGGCTGGGTTCCATTTGAACCAACCGTCGGATTCAACAGCAACATAGCGTATGAGTATGATTTGGATCTTGAAGATGCTGAAGAAGATCAGGTGCCGGTACCTGAAAAGGAGACGCCTAAAAAACCACTGGAACCTGAAGTGGATGAAACAACAAATGAAAGTGGATTTTCTATCAAGGATCTTTGGGACGACATTAAAACATTTTTTGCAGAAAACTGGGGTAAAATCCTGATTGGATTCATACTTTTGGCTGTGGCTGCTGCACTTGCCTACATTTACAGAAGGCGCTGGCTTCCTTACTTCCTGATTTTGTATTACCGGAGAAGAAAGTCGGAAGATGTTTATTCCGAAGCCTATATCTCATTGGTGAAACAATTAGGAAGATATGGATTAAAAATGCAGGACGGTCAGACGCTCAGAGGGTTCTCGCGTTATATCGATTCCTTCTTTGGAACCTATGAAATGACGAGTTTGACCAATCGTTATGAACGCACATTATATGGTCACAAGCCCGATCAGGAAGATTGGGTGAAGATGAGAGAATTATGGGAAAATTTAATTAAAAGGACAACTGGTTGA
- the guaA gene encoding glutamine-hydrolyzing GMP synthase gives MLGKEELHNQEMIVVLDFGSQYNQLITRRIREFGVYSELHPHTITLEEIQEMNPTGIIFSGGPNSVYGENSFRCDERIFDLDVPILGICYGMQLMTMHFGGKVERAKHREYGKAAINIEKTSKLFSGLEDEQVVWMSHGDLVVEAPEGFDVNATNPSCPIASMSNEEKNLYAVQFHPEVRHSVHGNEMLKNFVFEVCGCEGDWTMESFIDMEMEKIRQTVGDKKVLCALSGGVDSSVVAVLIHKAIGDQLTCIFVDHGLLRKGEADSVMKTFADGFNMNVIKVDAQDRFLDKLKGVSDPEQKRKIIGNEFIYVFDDEATKLEGIEYLAQGTLYTDIIESGTATAQTIKSHHNVGGLPEDMQFTLIEPLNTLFKDEVRALGSELGIPDEIVWRQPFPGPGLGIRVLGEISEEKLEIVRESDYILREEIKKAGLDRDIWQYFTVLPDIRSVGVMGDARTYDYTIGIRAVTSIDGMTSDWARIPWDVLEKISTRIVNEVDHINRVVYDVTSKPPATIEWE, from the coding sequence ATGCTAGGTAAAGAGGAATTGCATAATCAGGAAATGATCGTCGTTTTAGACTTTGGAAGTCAGTACAATCAGTTAATCACACGAAGAATTCGTGAATTCGGGGTGTACAGTGAACTTCACCCGCACACCATCACCCTCGAAGAAATCCAGGAAATGAATCCGACCGGAATCATTTTCTCGGGCGGCCCGAACAGCGTATACGGTGAAAATTCATTCCGTTGTGATGAACGGATTTTTGACCTGGATGTACCGATTCTTGGTATCTGCTACGGTATGCAGTTGATGACGATGCATTTCGGCGGTAAGGTAGAGCGTGCCAAGCACCGTGAATACGGGAAAGCGGCCATCAATATCGAGAAAACATCAAAACTCTTCTCCGGCCTTGAAGATGAACAAGTCGTATGGATGAGCCATGGGGATCTTGTGGTAGAAGCTCCTGAAGGCTTTGATGTAAATGCTACAAATCCATCATGCCCGATCGCATCCATGAGCAACGAAGAGAAAAATCTTTATGCCGTACAATTCCACCCGGAAGTTCGCCACTCTGTACACGGGAATGAAATGCTGAAGAATTTCGTATTTGAAGTATGCGGCTGCGAAGGCGACTGGACGATGGAAAGCTTCATCGATATGGAAATGGAGAAGATCCGTCAGACAGTCGGTGACAAAAAAGTCCTTTGTGCCCTTAGCGGCGGTGTGGATTCTTCTGTCGTAGCAGTCCTTATCCATAAAGCGATCGGCGATCAGTTGACGTGTATCTTCGTTGATCACGGCCTTCTCCGTAAAGGGGAAGCGGACAGCGTCATGAAAACATTCGCTGACGGCTTTAACATGAACGTGATCAAAGTGGATGCCCAGGACAGATTCCTCGACAAGTTGAAAGGTGTATCTGATCCTGAACAAAAGCGTAAAATCATCGGAAACGAGTTCATCTACGTCTTCGATGACGAAGCAACGAAATTAGAAGGTATCGAGTATCTTGCTCAAGGGACACTTTATACGGATATCATAGAAAGCGGGACAGCGACTGCACAAACGATCAAGTCCCATCATAACGTCGGGGGACTTCCTGAAGATATGCAGTTCACTTTGATTGAACCGTTAAATACTTTATTTAAAGATGAAGTGCGAGCGTTAGGTTCAGAGCTTGGTATTCCGGACGAGATCGTTTGGAGACAGCCGTTCCCTGGTCCGGGTCTTGGTATTCGCGTGCTTGGAGAAATTTCTGAAGAGAAGCTTGAAATCGTGCGGGAATCGGACTATATCCTTCGCGAAGAAATCAAGAAAGCCGGCCTTGACCGTGATATCTGGCAGTACTTCACTGTCTTACCTGATATCCGCAGTGTAGGTGTCATGGGAGATGCCAGAACATATGATTACACGATCGGAATCCGTGCCGTAACGTCGATTGACGGTATGACTTCCGACTGGGCACGTATTCCTTGGGATGTTCTTGAGAAGATTTCGACACGCATCGTAAATGAAGTCGATCACATTAACCGCGTCGTGTATGATGTAACGAGTAAGCCGCCTGCTACCATCGAGTGGGAGTAA
- a CDS encoding NCS2 family permease translates to MKNFFQFEQLGTNYRREIIGGLTTFLSMAYILVVNPLTLTLQSVPDLPDSMRMDSGAVFVATALAAAIGSLIMGLLAKYPIALAPGMGLNAFFAYTVVLTMGVSWQSALTGVLISGIIFILLTLTGIREKIINSIPAELKFAVGAGIGLFITFVGFQNAGIIVNNDAVLVGIGDLTHGNTLLAIFGIILTVILMTKGVKGGIFIGMVATAIVGMIVGLIDTPKGVVDAAPSLAPTFGAALDPLFGDAGSIFTIQMLVVVLTFLFVDFFDTAGTLVAVANQAGLMKDNKLPRAGKALFADSCATVVGAILGTSTTTSYIESSAGVAAGARTGFASVVTGVLFLLSIFFFPLLEVITAPVTAPALIIVGVLMVSSLGEIDWKKFEVAVPAFLTIVSMPLTYSIATGIAIGFIFYPITMIMKGRTKEIHPIMYGLFVIFVLYFIFIA, encoded by the coding sequence ATGAAGAATTTCTTTCAGTTTGAACAACTGGGGACGAATTACAGAAGAGAAATCATCGGGGGACTGACAACCTTCCTTTCAATGGCTTATATACTTGTTGTCAATCCGTTGACGTTGACACTCCAATCGGTACCGGATCTTCCGGACAGTATGAGAATGGACTCCGGTGCCGTGTTCGTAGCCACAGCTTTAGCTGCTGCAATCGGATCATTGATCATGGGGCTCCTCGCCAAATACCCGATCGCACTTGCACCGGGAATGGGGCTTAATGCATTTTTCGCTTATACGGTTGTTTTGACAATGGGCGTTTCATGGCAATCGGCTTTAACGGGTGTCTTAATTTCAGGAATAATCTTTATTTTACTGACGTTGACTGGAATTCGCGAGAAAATCATTAACTCCATCCCGGCTGAATTGAAGTTTGCAGTCGGAGCCGGTATCGGACTTTTCATTACATTTGTCGGTTTTCAAAATGCTGGAATTATCGTTAATAATGATGCTGTACTTGTAGGGATCGGGGATTTGACTCACGGTAACACCTTACTTGCGATCTTTGGAATTATCCTCACTGTGATCTTAATGACAAAAGGTGTAAAAGGCGGCATTTTCATAGGAATGGTCGCCACTGCAATTGTAGGTATGATTGTCGGTCTCATCGACACTCCGAAGGGTGTAGTGGACGCGGCACCTAGCCTTGCCCCGACCTTTGGTGCAGCGCTTGATCCGCTGTTTGGGGATGCAGGCAGCATTTTTACCATCCAGATGCTTGTTGTCGTCCTTACTTTCTTATTTGTCGATTTCTTTGATACAGCAGGTACACTTGTGGCAGTGGCGAATCAGGCAGGGTTAATGAAAGATAACAAGCTTCCGCGTGCAGGTAAAGCGCTGTTCGCTGATTCTTGTGCCACTGTTGTAGGGGCTATTCTTGGTACTTCAACGACGACATCTTATATTGAATCATCTGCAGGGGTTGCGGCAGGAGCGAGAACCGGATTTGCTTCAGTAGTCACGGGCGTTCTATTCTTGCTGTCCATATTCTTCTTCCCGCTGCTTGAGGTCATTACTGCACCGGTCACGGCTCCCGCACTTATCATCGTAGGTGTGCTGATGGTATCGTCATTAGGTGAAATTGACTGGAAGAAATTCGAAGTGGCTGTACCGGCATTCCTGACGATCGTGTCCATGCCGCTGACTTACAGCATCGCAACAGGTATAGCAATCGGATTTATCTTCTACCCAATCACTATGATCATGAAAGGCCGGACAAAAGAAATCCATCCGATCATGTACGGACTGTTCGTCATCTTTGTACTGTATTTTATATTTATCGCATAA
- the glcT gene encoding glucose PTS transporter transcription antiterminator GlcT: MSTLSVKKALNNNVLIAQHANYGEVVLIGKGIGFNRKKGDPIQNDIAEKMFVLKGEKEQEQYKNLLPFLNEDISNVIISAIELIRERTNSFLNEHIHIALTDHILFAINRLMRGMEIRNPFLVETRTLYPFEYEIAREVVEMINDMTDVNLPEGEVGFIALHIHSAMMNKDLSEVNQHSQLISRLTSMIEQQLDVKINKESVDYMRLVRHIRYTIERVLREERVEEPEKIAKLLKEEYPLCYNLSWKLIKMMQQTLKKPVYDAEAVYLTMHLQRIQNKVK; encoded by the coding sequence ATGTCTACTTTAAGTGTAAAAAAAGCATTGAATAACAATGTGCTGATCGCCCAGCATGCGAATTATGGGGAAGTTGTACTGATCGGAAAAGGAATTGGGTTTAACCGGAAAAAAGGAGACCCGATTCAAAACGATATAGCTGAAAAAATGTTCGTCCTGAAAGGTGAGAAAGAGCAGGAACAGTATAAAAACTTGCTGCCCTTCCTTAATGAGGATATTTCCAACGTCATCATCTCGGCCATCGAATTGATACGAGAGCGCACGAATTCTTTTTTGAACGAACATATCCATATTGCCCTGACCGACCATATTCTCTTTGCCATCAACCGGCTGATGAGAGGGATGGAAATCCGCAATCCCTTTTTAGTAGAAACGAGGACTCTCTATCCATTTGAATACGAAATAGCCCGCGAAGTTGTGGAAATGATCAATGATATGACAGATGTGAACCTGCCTGAAGGGGAAGTGGGGTTCATTGCTCTTCATATCCACAGTGCCATGATGAATAAAGATCTTTCAGAAGTGAATCAGCATTCTCAGCTTATTTCAAGGCTTACGTCTATGATCGAACAGCAGCTGGACGTGAAAATCAACAAGGAAAGCGTAGACTATATGAGGCTTGTGCGTCATATTCGGTATACAATCGAGCGTGTCCTGCGTGAGGAACGTGTCGAGGAACCGGAAAAAATCGCAAAACTGTTGAAAGAGGAATACCCTCTCTGCTATAATTTATCATGGAAGCTGATCAAGATGATGCAGCAAACATTGAAGAAACCTGTTTATGACGCAGAAGCAGTATACTTAACCATGCATCTGCAGCGTATCCAGAACAAAGTTAAATAA